In one Tepidisphaeraceae bacterium genomic region, the following are encoded:
- a CDS encoding site-specific DNA-methyltransferase — protein MEPYYSENGITIFHGDCLEVADGLESDSVNLILTDPPYSSGTRREGAKGVRKSMNRETADDAWFGTDCLTTNGFLWLMRGCAREWRRLLKPHSHILSFIDWRMNPALAGAIETADLRQSGVVVWDKMMIGMGACFRNQHEFILHFTYGVGREPFRRDCPNVLRYPAIRGGLHDCEKPVDLLSKLIEVTTDAGETVCDFFAGSGSTLVAAKAVGRCAIGIESEERYCEIAANRLRQGVLFGSEVA, from the coding sequence ATGGAACCCTACTACAGCGAAAACGGAATCACGATTTTCCACGGCGATTGTCTAGAAGTCGCTGATGGGCTGGAGAGTGATTCCGTCAACCTGATCCTAACCGATCCGCCGTACAGCAGCGGAACGCGCCGTGAGGGTGCCAAGGGCGTCCGCAAGAGCATGAACCGTGAGACGGCGGACGACGCGTGGTTCGGGACTGACTGCCTTACAACCAACGGCTTTCTGTGGCTGATGCGAGGTTGCGCTCGCGAGTGGCGGCGACTGTTGAAGCCCCACAGCCACATACTGAGTTTCATTGACTGGCGGATGAATCCTGCGCTGGCCGGTGCGATCGAGACAGCGGACCTGCGACAGTCCGGCGTGGTCGTGTGGGACAAGATGATGATCGGCATGGGCGCGTGCTTCCGAAATCAGCACGAGTTCATCCTGCATTTTACATACGGCGTGGGACGCGAGCCATTCCGCCGGGACTGCCCCAACGTGCTGCGCTACCCCGCGATTCGCGGCGGCCTACATGACTGCGAGAAGCCCGTCGACCTGCTGTCGAAGTTGATCGAAGTGACAACCGACGCAGGCGAAACGGTCTGCGATTTTTTCGCGGGCAGCGGTTCGACTTTGGTAGCCGCAAAGGCTGTCGGGCGGTGCGCGATCGGCATCGAATCGGAAGAGCGATACTGCGAGATCGCCGCCAACCGCCTGCGCCAAGGCGTTCTCTTCGGATCGGAGGTGGCCTAA
- a CDS encoding 2-C-methyl-D-erythritol 4-phosphate cytidylyltransferase yields MLKSGVVVLTAPSPGQLAESHGAYVKVDGRECLLRSVELFLNRDNVKQVLLVIDPERMDEAKQKFGAHLGFSGVKVVSGGPRWLDQIAAAQPSVIGEATHVIVHDAARPVVPFSDIDSLMEAAAQHEVVGLCTPVRTTLVETDEGGHPMAYHLPDRYVQLLTPQCFSVGKFAEMAKTKMELHASTVHLLKGSPFNMRVGHVGDAVLAKAFLGMLPKPKKSPLNNPFEEAQW; encoded by the coding sequence ATGTTGAAATCTGGCGTTGTCGTTTTAACCGCCCCATCGCCGGGCCAGTTGGCCGAGTCCCATGGCGCTTACGTGAAGGTGGACGGGCGCGAGTGCCTGTTGCGCAGCGTCGAGCTGTTCCTGAACCGCGACAACGTGAAACAGGTCCTGCTGGTGATCGATCCGGAACGGATGGATGAAGCCAAGCAAAAGTTCGGCGCGCACCTGGGCTTTTCGGGCGTAAAGGTGGTCAGCGGTGGGCCGCGCTGGTTGGACCAGATCGCCGCGGCCCAACCGAGCGTGATCGGCGAGGCGACGCACGTCATCGTGCACGACGCCGCCCGGCCGGTGGTGCCGTTTTCCGATATCGATTCCTTGATGGAAGCCGCGGCGCAGCACGAGGTCGTCGGCCTCTGCACACCCGTGCGGACGACGCTCGTGGAGACTGACGAGGGTGGGCACCCCATGGCGTACCACCTGCCCGACCGCTACGTGCAGTTGCTGACGCCGCAATGCTTCAGCGTGGGCAAGTTCGCCGAGATGGCCAAGACGAAGATGGAACTGCACGCGTCGACGGTACACCTGCTGAAGGGGTCGCCGTTCAACATGCGCGTGGGCCACGTGGGTGATGCGGTGCTGGCCAAGGCGTTTCTGGGCATGTTGCCGAAGCCGAAGAAGTCGCCTCTGAATAATCCGTTCGAGGAAGCGCAGTGGTGA